Proteins from a single region of Desulfolutivibrio sulfoxidireducens:
- a CDS encoding response regulator yields MKFLIVDDDLAMCQILTFYLASHARCFSATNTTDALRLFTSSLRKEPFHTVFMDIEMPGFKGHDMVELFRQAEKNLNILEKDRFNLVMVSAHSDLNNINIALYTHGAKCFIKKPFTEEELINELKSSKILAE; encoded by the coding sequence ATGAAATTTTTGATTGTGGACGACGACCTGGCCATGTGCCAGATCCTGACCTTCTACCTGGCCAGCCATGCCCGGTGCTTTTCCGCCACCAACACCACCGACGCGCTCCGGCTTTTCACCAGCAGTCTCAGGAAGGAGCCGTTTCATACGGTATTCATGGACATCGAGATGCCCGGGTTCAAGGGGCACGATATGGTCGAGCTCTTTCGGCAGGCCGAAAAAAATCTCAATATTTTGGAGAAGGACCGCTTCAATCTGGTGATGGTGTCGGCACACTCCGACCTCAACAACATAAATATCGCGTTGTACACGCATGGGGCGAAATGCTTCATCAAAAAGCCCTTCACCGAGGAGGAATTGATCAACGAATTGAAATCCTCGAAAATACTTGCCGAATGA
- a CDS encoding N-acetylneuraminate synthase family protein, which translates to MEKTVSFAGHRIGDGHPVFLVAELGVTHEQNVELARSFTRAAASAGFDSVKVESFQADDLVVDKTMVHTYGTADGVVRENYYDLLKRLELSYADFAAIKREADAAGTLFFPTVATASSVDFFESIGVAGYKLASPDLVNFPLQKLVAATGKVLFMDTGGGFLHEIEKAVLHLEARGASQVVLMHNPSGYPAPPEKTDLRMIRTLKDVFDIPVGLSCHTPGTDCVMAAVALGANVIEKPVTRDTTIAGPEHVFSLPIGEGADFVARIRRLETSLGGRRRLSVDENSLPRRIGRRGVYAARDLKAGHVLEFADILLAKPQQGVPVELLDQVLGRALGRDLARHTPVTWEVF; encoded by the coding sequence ATGGAAAAAACGGTTTCGTTCGCGGGACACCGGATAGGCGACGGCCATCCCGTGTTCCTGGTCGCCGAGCTTGGCGTCACCCACGAGCAGAACGTGGAACTGGCCCGGTCCTTTACCCGCGCCGCCGCCTCGGCCGGATTCGACAGCGTGAAGGTCGAGTCCTTCCAGGCCGACGACCTGGTGGTGGACAAGACCATGGTCCACACCTACGGCACGGCCGACGGCGTGGTCCGCGAGAACTACTACGACCTGCTCAAACGCCTCGAACTGTCCTATGCGGATTTCGCGGCCATCAAGCGCGAGGCAGACGCGGCGGGCACCCTGTTCTTTCCCACGGTGGCCACGGCGTCCAGCGTGGATTTCTTCGAGTCCATCGGGGTCGCGGGCTACAAGCTGGCCTCGCCGGATCTTGTCAACTTCCCCTTGCAGAAGCTGGTGGCCGCCACGGGCAAGGTCCTGTTCATGGACACCGGCGGGGGTTTTTTGCACGAGATCGAGAAGGCGGTCCTGCATCTGGAGGCCCGCGGCGCCAGCCAGGTGGTGCTGATGCACAACCCCTCGGGCTATCCCGCCCCCCCCGAGAAGACCGATCTGCGCATGATCCGCACCCTCAAGGACGTCTTCGACATCCCTGTGGGGCTTTCCTGCCACACCCCGGGCACGGACTGCGTCATGGCCGCCGTGGCCCTGGGCGCGAACGTCATCGAGAAGCCCGTCACCAGGGACACGACCATCGCCGGTCCGGAGCACGTGTTTTCCCTGCCCATCGGGGAGGGCGCGGACTTCGTGGCCCGCATCCGCAGGCTGGAGACCTCCCTTGGCGGGCGGCGACGGCTGTCCGTGGACGAGAACAGCCTGCCCCGCAGGATCGGCCGGCGCGGCGTGTATGCGGCGCGCGACCTCAAGGCCGGGCACGTCCTCGAATTCGCGGACATCCTTCTGGCGAAACCGCAACAGGGCGTGCCGGTGGAGCTTCTGGATCAGGTGTTGGGACGCGCCTTGGGCCGGGATCTGGCCCGGCATACGCCCGTGACCTGGGAGGTCTTCTGA
- a CDS encoding sulfotransferase family protein gives MKTLFVTGMFRSGTTLMSRMLHAHPDIGLASDGLFPFFKHLRSAVARRAGVASDSPFHAPLADYYFGEQKEVLDAILAADLDPPLAPEERRLLLDRVATWCTGHPQYAPLLEPHVRDCPGESFAVLLQGLLEVVHAVYGRGTATITAFKEVWTTEFIWALARSFPEMRFLCVVRDPRSVFASKMHRQALYPPLFLARQWRKLAALSLLAARDPALGPRVCVVRFEDLVLSPRDTTRQVCRFLDIAWNASMIRPESFVDGYGDPWRQNTAYGAGGTGFDPGAATSWEQALTGRETAFVEGLCWPEAGLFGYEARHAPDLARLADMTVTPCLVEEHRLARWIKPFVTVSPTATALEMGREFVRAAMLRQRPSMDQEHGRDLAACCFLAGDIYEACARFVARGEG, from the coding sequence ATGAAGACGCTCTTCGTCACCGGCATGTTCCGCTCGGGAACCACGCTGATGAGCCGGATGCTCCACGCCCACCCCGACATCGGCCTGGCCTCCGACGGGCTGTTTCCCTTTTTCAAGCACCTGCGGTCCGCCGTGGCCAGGCGGGCCGGCGTGGCGTCCGACTCCCCTTTCCACGCCCCCCTGGCCGATTATTATTTCGGGGAGCAAAAAGAGGTCCTGGACGCGATCCTGGCGGCCGACCTGGATCCGCCCCTGGCTCCGGAGGAAAGACGGCTATTGCTAGATCGCGTCGCTACCTGGTGCACCGGGCATCCGCAATACGCCCCCCTGCTCGAACCCCATGTGCGGGACTGCCCGGGGGAGAGCTTCGCGGTCCTGCTGCAAGGGCTTCTGGAGGTCGTCCACGCGGTCTACGGCCGGGGAACCGCCACGATCACGGCCTTCAAGGAGGTCTGGACCACGGAATTCATCTGGGCCCTGGCGCGAAGCTTTCCCGAGATGCGGTTTCTGTGCGTGGTCCGCGACCCGCGCTCGGTCTTTGCCTCCAAAATGCATCGCCAGGCCCTGTACCCGCCCCTGTTTCTGGCCCGGCAGTGGCGCAAGCTGGCGGCCCTGTCACTTCTGGCGGCCCGGGATCCGGCCCTTGGCCCCCGCGTTTGCGTGGTGCGCTTCGAGGACCTCGTCTTGAGCCCGCGGGACACGACCAGACAGGTGTGCCGGTTTCTCGACATTGCCTGGAATGCGTCTATGATACGTCCCGAGTCCTTTGTGGACGGATACGGCGATCCCTGGCGGCAGAACACGGCCTACGGCGCGGGCGGGACCGGCTTCGATCCGGGGGCGGCCACGAGTTGGGAACAGGCCCTGACCGGGCGGGAGACGGCCTTCGTCGAAGGCCTTTGCTGGCCCGAGGCCGGGCTTTTCGGGTATGAGGCGCGGCACGCCCCGGACCTGGCGCGCCTGGCGGACATGACCGTCACCCCCTGCCTCGTTGAGGAGCACCGGTTGGCGCGGTGGATCAAGCCCTTCGTGACCGTCTCTCCCACGGCCACGGCCTTGGAGATGGGCAGGGAATTCGTGAGGGCGGCCATGTTGCGGCAACGGCCGTCCATGGACCAGGAGCACGGCCGGGACCTGGCCGCATGCTGTTTTCTGGCCGGCGACATCTACGAGGCGTGCGCGCGGTTTGTCGCGCGGGGTGAGGGATGA
- a CDS encoding DegT/DnrJ/EryC1/StrS family aminotransferase, with translation MKNTWRFDEKELEYIQEVLQSDFMSSTVGNMNQRFEKAYAAKCGARYAVSMNSGTSTMHACLAAVGVGPGDEVIVPALTVISTASVVLHQNAVPVFADIDPETFTIDPDDVRKKITPRTRAIIPVSLYGLCCDFDPILELAAEHGLTVIEDAAQAHMAGYKGRTSGAICHMTSVSFENSKHITTGDGGMVTTDDERLAVAVRKFATLGYAGLRADDGRVRKILKDELQSPGYERHDGFGWNYRMPEVAAAVGLAQVEKMDRFVAMRQKIAAMYAAVIREEGCGFLIPQKNPEGHENTYFTFAARFDAAKAGRSWRDFRDLYKRHGGDGIYAAWLPVYLEPVMREYRFYGKGCPVRCPLYAGHVEYTRGLCPVTEEVQPTLMQFVNNYRDEQEAAPKVEALRQAIRECGK, from the coding sequence TTGAAAAATACCTGGCGTTTCGACGAAAAAGAGTTGGAGTACATCCAGGAAGTGCTGCAATCCGACTTCATGTCGTCCACCGTGGGCAACATGAACCAGCGATTCGAGAAGGCCTACGCCGCCAAATGCGGGGCGCGCTACGCCGTATCCATGAACTCGGGCACCTCCACCATGCACGCCTGCCTGGCGGCGGTCGGCGTCGGCCCAGGCGACGAGGTCATCGTGCCCGCGCTGACCGTGATCAGCACCGCCTCCGTGGTCCTGCACCAAAACGCCGTCCCGGTCTTCGCGGATATCGACCCCGAGACCTTCACCATCGACCCGGACGACGTGCGCAAAAAAATCACCCCCCGCACCAGGGCGATCATCCCGGTCTCCCTCTACGGGCTGTGCTGCGACTTCGACCCCATCCTGGAACTCGCGGCCGAGCACGGGCTCACGGTCATCGAGGACGCGGCCCAGGCCCACATGGCGGGCTACAAGGGACGCACCTCCGGGGCCATCTGCCACATGACCAGCGTCAGCTTCGAGAACTCCAAGCACATCACCACCGGCGACGGCGGCATGGTCACCACGGACGACGAACGCCTGGCCGTGGCCGTGCGCAAGTTCGCGACCCTGGGCTATGCCGGCCTGCGCGCGGACGACGGCCGGGTGCGCAAGATTCTCAAGGACGAGCTGCAATCCCCGGGCTACGAGCGCCATGACGGCTTCGGCTGGAACTACAGGATGCCCGAGGTGGCCGCCGCCGTGGGCCTGGCCCAGGTGGAGAAGATGGATCGCTTCGTGGCCATGCGCCAGAAGATCGCGGCCATGTACGCCGCGGTCATTCGGGAGGAAGGCTGCGGATTCCTGATCCCCCAGAAAAATCCCGAGGGCCATGAGAACACCTATTTCACCTTCGCGGCGCGTTTTGACGCGGCCAAGGCCGGCAGGTCCTGGCGGGATTTCCGCGATCTCTACAAGCGCCACGGCGGCGACGGCATCTACGCCGCCTGGTTGCCGGTCTACCTGGAACCGGTCATGCGCGAGTACCGTTTCTACGGCAAGGGCTGTCCGGTGCGCTGCCCCCTGTACGCGGGGCATGTGGAGTACACCCGGGGACTGTGCCCGGTCACGGAAGAGGTGCAGCCCACGCTGATGCAATTCGTGAACAACTACCGCGACGAACAGGAGGCCGCGCCCAAGGTGGAAGCCTTGCGCCAGGCCATTCGCGAATGTGGGAAATAG
- a CDS encoding metal ABC transporter solute-binding protein, Zn/Mn family translates to MKRLSLIFFLVPVLVFALAVASALAEPVPVTVSIAPQAYFAKRIGGDKVDVTTMVPPGTDAHTFEPKPSQMAALQKAKIYFAVGIDFEKAWLPRFADVNKTMTIVHTDANIVKMAMVPHAHDHAVETGHDHAAAPEAPGHAPDAASPAPPGQGHDHAAEADHDHAAEAGQDHDHHHDHAGLDPHVWLSPAQVKILATAMRDALIAADPGNTDAYRVGYESLIADIGALDARLRAIFAPVPPQRRKFMVFHPAWGYFARQYGLTQVPVEREGKEPGPAQLAALIDEAKKDGITVVFVQPQFSTRNAEVVAQGIGGTVVPVNPLAEDWLANMDKAAAAFQAAMK, encoded by the coding sequence ATGAAACGCCTGTCTTTGATTTTTTTCCTGGTCCCGGTCCTGGTTTTCGCCCTGGCCGTCGCCTCGGCCCTGGCCGAACCTGTGCCCGTCACGGTCAGCATCGCCCCCCAGGCTTATTTCGCGAAACGCATCGGCGGCGACAAGGTCGATGTCACCACCATGGTCCCGCCCGGGACCGACGCCCATACCTTCGAGCCCAAACCCAGCCAGATGGCCGCCTTGCAAAAGGCCAAAATCTACTTCGCCGTGGGCATCGACTTTGAAAAGGCCTGGCTGCCCCGGTTCGCCGACGTGAACAAGACCATGACCATCGTGCACACCGACGCGAACATCGTCAAAATGGCCATGGTCCCCCATGCCCACGACCACGCCGTCGAGACCGGCCACGACCATGCCGCCGCGCCGGAAGCCCCCGGCCACGCTCCTGACGCCGCATCCCCCGCGCCTCCCGGACAAGGCCATGACCATGCCGCTGAGGCGGACCACGATCACGCCGCCGAGGCCGGCCAGGACCACGATCACCACCACGACCACGCCGGCCTGGACCCCCACGTCTGGCTGTCCCCGGCCCAGGTCAAGATCCTGGCCACGGCCATGCGCGACGCCCTGATCGCCGCCGATCCGGGCAACACCGACGCCTACCGGGTGGGCTACGAATCCCTGATCGCGGATATTGGCGCCCTGGACGCGAGGCTTCGGGCCATCTTCGCCCCGGTCCCGCCGCAGCGGCGGAAATTCATGGTCTTTCATCCGGCCTGGGGGTATTTCGCCAGACAGTACGGGTTGACCCAGGTGCCGGTGGAGCGCGAGGGCAAGGAGCCCGGACCGGCCCAACTCGCGGCACTCATCGACGAGGCCAAAAAAGACGGGATCACGGTCGTTTTCGTCCAGCCCCAGTTCTCCACCCGAAACGCGGAGGTGGTGGCCCAGGGCATCGGCGGCACGGTGGTCCCGGTCAATCCCCTGGCCGAGGACTGGCTGGCCAACATGGACAAGGCGGCGGCGGCCTTTCAGGCGGCCATGAAATAG
- a CDS encoding cytidylyltransferase domain-containing protein produces MPAPHEPTAAASLPAPYDTGMLVQVRLGSTRLPGKALLEAGGVPLLGHLIRRARCLAELGRYPLIVATTARDAEIADFCARLGIDCLMGEEEDVTLRLLDAAHKYGLARFVRLQGDDPLVCPYGILAALAAHDPASADVTTTAHLSGWPVGTASMVMETQALAAAYEDLAARDPERLRRAFLPLDQGRLRIRPVHRVRPWDVTGAFFTIDHPEDFALFRDIVDHLRPMERGYDFPLDDVYAAMAAGAVRPGNRHRHEPFPAMTERGS; encoded by the coding sequence GTGCCCGCGCCCCATGAGCCCACGGCCGCGGCCAGCCTCCCCGCGCCTTACGACACGGGCATGCTCGTCCAGGTCAGGCTTGGCTCCACGCGTCTGCCGGGCAAGGCCCTGCTCGAGGCCGGGGGGGTCCCCCTGCTGGGCCATCTCATCCGGCGGGCGCGCTGCCTGGCCGAGCTTGGCCGCTATCCCCTGATCGTCGCCACGACCGCCAGGGACGCGGAGATCGCGGACTTTTGCGCCAGGCTGGGCATCGACTGCCTCATGGGCGAGGAAGAGGACGTGACCCTGCGACTGCTCGATGCCGCCCACAAATACGGCCTGGCGCGTTTCGTCCGGCTCCAGGGCGACGATCCCCTGGTGTGCCCGTACGGCATCCTGGCCGCGCTTGCGGCCCATGACCCGGCATCGGCCGACGTCACCACCACGGCGCACCTTTCCGGCTGGCCCGTGGGCACGGCCTCCATGGTCATGGAGACACAGGCCCTGGCCGCCGCCTACGAGGACCTGGCCGCCCGGGACCCGGAACGCCTGCGGCGGGCGTTTCTGCCCCTTGACCAGGGGCGGCTGCGCATCCGCCCGGTACACCGCGTCCGGCCGTGGGACGTGACCGGGGCGTTTTTCACCATCGACCATCCCGAGGACTTCGCCCTGTTCCGGGACATCGTGGACCACCTGCGGCCCATGGAACGCGGCTACGACTTTCCCTTGGACGATGTCTACGCGGCCATGGCCGCGGGCGCGGTCAGGCCGGGCAACCGGCATCGGCACGAGCCCTTCCCGGCCATGACGGAGCGCGGGTCATGA
- a CDS encoding SDR family NAD(P)-dependent oxidoreductase, whose product MEFTGKRCLVTGAGGFIGSHLVERLVRAGNPVRALVRYCSSGSIGLLRDVPEEIAASVEIVSGDVRDAALMAATTRGVDVVFHLAALIGIPYSYAAAESYVDTNVKGTLNVLQAALCAGASVVHTSTSEVYGTADFVPITEEHPLKAQSPYAASKIAADQLALSFHHSFDLPVTVVRPFNTFGPRQSPRAVIPSIILQMLRGGETLRLGALHPTRDFCFVEDTVAGFLSLAASKEALGEVVNIGTGHEYSIAEVARLIGRCMGRDVAFAQEAHRLRPEKSEVERLLAGVDKARRLAGWQARYAGPENFLLALRKTIEWFSQRLELPMYAEDFRL is encoded by the coding sequence ATGGAGTTTACCGGAAAGCGTTGTCTCGTGACCGGGGCCGGCGGATTTATCGGCTCGCACCTTGTGGAGCGGCTTGTCCGCGCCGGGAATCCGGTCCGGGCCCTGGTGCGCTACTGCTCGAGCGGTTCCATCGGCCTGCTGCGCGACGTGCCCGAAGAGATCGCCGCGTCGGTGGAGATCGTTTCCGGCGATGTGCGCGACGCCGCACTCATGGCCGCGACGACCAGGGGTGTGGACGTGGTCTTCCATCTGGCCGCGCTCATCGGCATCCCCTATTCCTACGCGGCGGCCGAATCCTATGTGGACACCAACGTCAAGGGCACGCTCAACGTGCTCCAGGCGGCCCTTTGCGCCGGGGCCTCGGTGGTGCACACCTCCACCAGCGAGGTCTACGGCACGGCGGATTTCGTGCCCATCACCGAGGAGCATCCGCTCAAGGCCCAATCGCCCTATGCCGCGTCGAAGATCGCGGCGGACCAGCTCGCCTTGTCGTTTCATCATTCCTTCGATCTGCCGGTGACGGTGGTTCGCCCCTTCAACACCTTCGGACCGCGACAGTCGCCCCGGGCGGTCATTCCGAGCATCATCCTCCAGATGCTCCGGGGAGGGGAAACGCTGCGGCTTGGCGCGCTGCATCCCACCCGGGACTTCTGTTTCGTGGAGGACACCGTGGCCGGGTTCCTGTCCCTGGCCGCCTCGAAAGAGGCCCTGGGGGAGGTGGTCAACATCGGCACCGGACACGAGTATTCCATCGCCGAGGTGGCGCGCCTGATTGGACGATGCATGGGCCGGGACGTGGCCTTTGCCCAGGAGGCGCACCGGCTGCGGCCGGAAAAAAGCGAGGTCGAGCGGCTGCTTGCGGGTGTGGACAAGGCCAGGCGGCTTGCCGGCTGGCAGGCCCGTTACGCCGGTCCGGAAAACTTTCTCCTGGCGCTGCGAAAGACCATCGAATGGTTTTCACAGCGCCTGGAACTGCCCATGTACGCCGAGGATTTCCGCCTCTAG
- a CDS encoding metal ABC transporter permease has product MLEALSFDFMRNALWAGLFASVACGIIGVLVVVNRLVFLAGGVAHAAYGGVGLAFFFGLPVLPTTLGFTVFSALAMGTATLRRAERADTMIGVMWAAGMALGIILIDLTPGYNTDLMSFLFGSILTVPDADIRRMAVMDVVLLGLTLYYYKDLAAMSFDREFSEVRGAPVVFLHYLLLAMTAVSVVMLIRVVGLVLVMALLTIPPYLAERRATSLGAMMLLSALFSVLFCAAGLFFAYRFDLTSGASIIAVAVAFFVVVTLFDAVRARVAGRRLAPDNGDAP; this is encoded by the coding sequence ATGCTTGAGGCCCTGTCCTTCGATTTCATGCGAAACGCCTTATGGGCCGGGCTTTTCGCATCGGTGGCCTGCGGGATCATCGGCGTCCTGGTGGTGGTCAACCGGCTGGTGTTTCTGGCCGGCGGCGTGGCCCACGCGGCCTACGGCGGCGTGGGGCTGGCCTTTTTTTTCGGCCTGCCGGTGCTGCCCACGACGCTTGGGTTCACGGTCTTCTCGGCCCTGGCCATGGGCACGGCGACCCTGCGCCGGGCCGAGCGCGCCGATACCATGATCGGGGTCATGTGGGCCGCCGGCATGGCCCTGGGCATCATCCTCATCGACCTGACGCCGGGCTACAACACCGACCTCATGAGTTTCTTGTTCGGCTCCATCCTCACCGTGCCCGACGCGGACATCCGGCGCATGGCGGTCATGGACGTGGTCCTTTTGGGGCTGACCCTTTATTACTACAAGGACCTGGCGGCCATGTCCTTCGACCGCGAGTTCTCCGAGGTGCGCGGCGCGCCCGTGGTCTTTCTGCACTATCTGCTTCTGGCCATGACCGCCGTGTCCGTGGTCATGCTCATCCGGGTGGTGGGGCTGGTCCTGGTCATGGCCCTTTTGACCATCCCGCCGTATCTGGCCGAGCGCCGGGCCACATCCCTGGGCGCCATGATGCTCCTCTCGGCGCTTTTCAGCGTCCTTTTCTGCGCGGCCGGACTTTTTTTCGCCTACCGCTTCGATCTGACCTCCGGGGCCTCCATCATCGCCGTGGCCGTGGCCTTTTTCGTGGTCGTGACCCTTTTCGACGCGGTCCGCGCCCGGGTGGCCGGACGGCGGCTGGCCCCGGACAACGGAGACGCCCCATGA
- a CDS encoding class I SAM-dependent methyltransferase, with amino-acid sequence MRDHSEETRHVYHQQHLRVSQDSTTMERFISMFTLEYFGLEPGYFQKKRVLDAGCGDTAKLIIALYRLGARDISAFDLGEDFIPVVRANLDRYGVPQELVRVASGNILSIPFSDQEFDFVACHGVMVHLNTYAEVERGFAELARVTKPGGLLYTVLGEEGGLWRDCLYPALRKYYLENEAFRGFVDKTTPEDIARTIDFVEEKMRELEGSDVNLSFLKPLLDLDLLVTLQNICQAPVRIPVSEKQHIGMYLDNGFETPQRLRRFIKRKNIRRYFAPLHYHYDHPLSRLLYGGGCLEFIARKKGDGRHTPDRDTF; translated from the coding sequence ATGCGCGATCATTCCGAGGAAACGAGGCATGTCTACCATCAGCAGCACCTGCGCGTATCGCAAGACTCCACGACCATGGAACGCTTCATTTCCATGTTCACTCTGGAGTACTTCGGCCTTGAGCCTGGATATTTCCAAAAAAAGAGGGTCCTTGACGCCGGGTGCGGGGACACGGCCAAGCTCATCATCGCCTTGTACCGGCTGGGGGCGCGGGACATCAGCGCCTTTGACCTCGGCGAGGACTTCATTCCCGTGGTCCGCGCCAACCTCGACCGGTACGGCGTGCCGCAAGAGCTTGTCCGGGTCGCCAGCGGCAACATCCTGTCCATTCCCTTTTCGGATCAGGAATTCGATTTCGTGGCCTGCCACGGCGTCATGGTCCACCTGAACACCTATGCGGAGGTCGAGCGGGGGTTTGCGGAGCTGGCCCGGGTCACCAAGCCGGGGGGCCTGCTCTACACCGTGCTCGGCGAGGAGGGAGGACTCTGGCGGGACTGTCTCTACCCGGCCCTGCGCAAGTATTACCTGGAGAACGAAGCCTTCAGAGGGTTCGTGGACAAGACGACTCCCGAGGATATTGCGCGGACCATAGATTTTGTGGAGGAGAAAATGCGGGAGCTCGAAGGCTCGGACGTAAACCTTTCTTTTCTCAAGCCCCTGCTGGATCTCGACCTTTTAGTGACCCTCCAGAACATCTGCCAGGCGCCTGTGCGAATTCCCGTGAGCGAAAAGCAACACATCGGCATGTATTTGGACAACGGATTCGAAACGCCGCAACGGCTGCGGCGCTTCATCAAGAGAAAGAACATCCGTCGCTACTTCGCGCCATTGCATTACCACTACGACCACCCCCTGAGCCGACTCCTCTACGGCGGAGGGTGCCTGGAATTCATCGCCAGGAAAAAAGGGGACGGGCGGCATACCCCAGACCGGGACACGTTCTGA
- a CDS encoding NeuD/PglB/VioB family sugar acetyltransferase, with the protein MSTKDPPIPVIVLGGGGHARSLLDAMATMPAVSAVGILDPDPSLHAACVLGVPVLGGDELLSSLPLQGIQGFAVGVGQVDAAGARLRRRLYDAARKAGLRPMTIVHSRACLSRFCEIGLGAQCLAGAVVNAGAVVGENVIVNTGAVVEHDCLIGAHAHIASRACLCGGVQVGESSLVGANAVVLPHIRIGAGAVVGAGAVVCADVPRNATVAGNPARPVSGA; encoded by the coding sequence ATGTCCACAAAAGATCCCCCGATCCCCGTCATCGTCCTTGGCGGAGGCGGCCACGCCCGTTCGCTTCTCGACGCCATGGCCACCATGCCGGCGGTTTCCGCCGTCGGCATTCTCGACCCCGACCCCTCGCTGCACGCGGCATGCGTCCTTGGCGTCCCGGTCCTTGGCGGCGACGAACTGCTTTCGTCCCTGCCGCTACAAGGGATACAGGGCTTCGCGGTGGGCGTCGGCCAGGTCGACGCGGCCGGGGCGCGCCTGCGCCGCCGGCTCTACGACGCGGCCCGCAAGGCCGGACTGCGTCCCATGACCATCGTCCATTCCCGGGCGTGCCTGTCCCGGTTTTGTGAAATCGGGCTCGGCGCGCAGTGCCTGGCCGGCGCGGTGGTCAACGCCGGGGCCGTGGTCGGGGAGAACGTCATCGTCAACACGGGCGCGGTCGTCGAGCATGATTGCCTGATCGGCGCGCACGCCCACATCGCCAGCCGGGCCTGTCTGTGCGGCGGGGTCCAGGTCGGTGAATCGAGCCTGGTGGGGGCCAATGCCGTGGTCCTGCCACACATCCGCATCGGCGCGGGCGCCGTGGTGGGCGCGGGAGCGGTCGTGTGCGCCGACGTGCCCCGAAACGCCACAGTGGCCGGCAATCCGGCCCGGCCCGTCTCTGGCGCATAA
- a CDS encoding metal ABC transporter ATP-binding protein, translating to MSEPVVAVRGVSFAYDGQEVLRRVDLDVARGDFLAVLGPNGGGKTTLLRLILGLLRPNEGTVRVFGQEPDKARGRVGYVPQQVAGGMLRRDFPITVREVVLMGLLGPGCPGARRGFLWSAADKRLAEAALEKVEMGRFAARRFPALSGGQQKRVLIARSLVSGPELLILDEPTANIDPQGKFCFHEVLSKLTREVTTIAVSHDLSLLTAGVTAVASVNVSLAYNPAPELTPEMIALIYGVHSHQCPMDAFIRGIPTMLEARRAAGGPPHA from the coding sequence ATGTCGGAACCAGTCGTGGCCGTGCGTGGCGTGTCGTTTGCCTACGACGGCCAGGAGGTCCTGCGCCGGGTGGATCTCGATGTGGCCCGGGGCGACTTTCTGGCCGTTTTAGGCCCCAACGGCGGCGGCAAGACCACGCTGTTGCGCCTGATCCTGGGGCTTTTGCGGCCCAATGAGGGCACGGTGCGGGTCTTTGGCCAGGAGCCGGACAAGGCCCGGGGCCGCGTCGGCTACGTGCCCCAGCAGGTGGCCGGCGGCATGCTGCGCCGGGATTTCCCCATCACCGTGCGCGAGGTGGTGCTCATGGGCCTTTTGGGACCGGGATGCCCTGGCGCCCGGCGCGGTTTTCTGTGGAGCGCGGCGGACAAGAGACTGGCCGAGGCCGCCCTGGAGAAGGTCGAGATGGGCCGATTCGCGGCCCGGCGCTTCCCGGCCCTGTCCGGCGGACAGCAGAAACGCGTGCTCATCGCCCGCTCCCTGGTCTCCGGGCCGGAACTGCTCATCCTCGACGAGCCCACGGCCAATATCGACCCCCAGGGCAAGTTCTGCTTCCACGAGGTGCTCTCGAAGCTCACCCGGGAGGTCACCACCATCGCCGTCAGCCACGACCTGAGCCTACTCACCGCCGGGGTCACGGCCGTGGCCAGCGTCAACGTCAGCCTGGCCTACAATCCGGCCCCGGAACTGACCCCGGAGATGATCGCCCTCATCTACGGGGTGCATAGCCACCAGTGCCCCATGGACGCGTTCATCCGGGGCATCCCGACCATGCTCGAGGCGCGCCGCGCCGCCGGAGGCCCCCCCCATGCTTGA